A region of the Montipora foliosa isolate CH-2021 unplaced genomic scaffold, ASM3666993v2 scaffold_427, whole genome shotgun sequence genome:
GATTGCATTTGATCCATCGACTCATTTAAAGTGACTTTATCTTCATATATTTCCATACACGAACATTTCAACCCCCTGAAGTATGAATTAAAATCGTCCTCCACTTACATTTACCAATACGTGGTCTTTTGTTTAATCTTTTTTATGCAGCTGAGATTAGTTCAAACAACAGAAGACTTAAGAAATATGGTCACCAGTGAAGACTTTGTGTTCCTGTTAGATTGTGGATTCCCAAAACCCTTGGCATTATTACAGCTAGCTGAAAGAGATGAGGTAGTGGAATGTGCAATAGTTCATTACACTCATTACAGAATTCGAGGAGAACTTGACCAACTGAAGGAAGGACTCGCCAAAGTAGGGGTTCTCGAGGCAATAACAAGAGACCCAGACCTATTCAAACCCTGTAGTAACTACAGGATACATTAGATGGTTATTTGACCCTAAATTGTCTGAAGTTGGCAGCAACGCTCGGAGTCAGGAGGAAGATCTCCTCTATAACTGGGAAGAATACCTTAAAGAAATAGGTAAGTGCATAAATATTTTGCAATAATTGCAATAACAAACGTTGATATGGCAGGTGGGCCTCACACGATAAAAcctgttccaaaaaaaaaagtcacaagTATCGTTTTTCCGCTTAATGGGAGTCATTCTCTATAACCTTTACGCGAACTCGAAATTAAATGGTGCGAGTATAACATGACTGCATGGTATAATTCAAATATGTGAAAAGGTTTCGTAGCTTTCGGTCGGTTTTAGAAATAATTTACTTTCTTTCGAAGCTTCTACTCTTCTAgcaaacctacaattgtagtaCCTTGCTCCAGTCTAACTTTTGCTTCTCTGCAGATGACGAGGGGAGAGCACGAGCCGCTGACACAGAAGTGACCTTGGAAGAGCTATTTGCATTTTTGACTGGTTCTCACAACATTCCTCCAATGGGATTTGAAAGACCCGGCTCCATCGTCTTCATCCCATTAGAGAACCCAAAGGAAAGTCGTCTTCCTTCTGTATCCACTTGTATCCCACAATTATCAATCCCCGTCTGCAATTACATTCTTGAAGATTTCGacaatttcaaaaagcaaattAACCTCGCTGTTCTGGGATCCATGGAATTTGGACAACCATGACGACGTTTCTTTGTCAGTTGAAAATTTGGGGAAATGGCATTGATGTGGTACAATGAAATGTATCCTTTCTCGAGAACGATGTGAGGATGCGGAAGAATAGCTACTTCACATGGCTTTGTCACAGAATATTAGAGACGCGCACAGAAGCCGTGTGGTCAGGCCCAGCCGAGGGTTTGGTTACATTTTCTTACACGTATGGGAGCCCATAACCAGGGGTATCGCTTGTTCTGGTCACGGGCATCAGAACAGGAGTAGACGAGGTTAGTTTTTGTTTCGGGCGGTAATTTTCTTGATGTCACAAAACAAAGGCCTTGATGCCACAAAAAACAGTAGGAACAAGAACAACGTAACCTAACTGCATGCTTCCACAAAAAAGTAATGCACTTTATTTATGAACAGTACCTCCCCATTTTTTAGCGTGAAAAATGTGGACTTGTTTCCAAAAGTAACTCTTTCTACCCCTTTGTTGTAATACAAATCCACTGTGGAAGGTGGACCGACCTCGTTATAGGCTCCTGGTATTTTTAAAGACCGTGGTTTTGCATTGTTCGGGTTATTAGTACCTGTCGGGCCTACGCAGTTCATTTCCTGTGAGCCTTGTTATATTGTTCAAGTTAAAAATTTTACccctttttaatgaaaaaaagagGATAATTTTTGAGTTTCTGAAATATTACCTCCGACGTTTTAGCAGCGTCTCTTTCTCGCTAACAGGAATCGGAGGATAAGACTGATTTGTGGATTTCGATCTTGTTGGCCATAAATTATTGCTGGGTTGAGGCAATTCGTTTCTTGTCGAATTAAACATATCGTGTATTAAAAAGCTTAAGAGATCTTCTTATGCTACATCTGTTCGAAATAATTTGAATAGAAGTTGATCACCGTTATTACAGTTGAGAGTGTTACTCTCATCAGAACCCGCGGAAGTATCTTTATATTCTTTGCTCTTTTAGATTTTCATGAAAAGTCGTGCTTATTACGGTGTATGTTACATGTTACAATTGTTTGTGACTGTTATCACTAACAAAAGGTGATACATATAAAAGGAATAAACATTGTTTGATGTTGTACATGCGTAGTCTTAGGACTAGATGAAAccaaatcaaataaattaagtCTTTAGTTAAATTGGCATCTATTTTTGTTGTTACTATTTGCAATGTTGCTTCCCCCGCAGTCAGTATTGTGCACTATTAAGTTATaaatatcaaatcaaatcaagttatTTTGCAACGTGAACTATTTTATCTGGCCATCCTTTTTTAAGACCACATATCTTTGGGACCTTAATGGACCCGAATTAAGACAGTATTAAGAGCACAATCACATCATCATCGGCAGAGTGAAGTGGGAAAGCCCTTCATGCGCTAATAAATGAAAGCCCCCTATCCAGGGACAATATTTTGCAATATAAACAATCTGTCCCTCCTTCCATGGACAACGCGGTCAACTCTAAATAGGCTGAGCGTGCGCGAGTTATTATAACATGAAAAAGCAAGAACAttataaaaattggtcttgGAAGCATGCTGTGTCCTGATTTGTGTTACTCATCTCTGGCAGTCTAGTCTACTTTCCTAGGAGGAGATTCTGGGTTGGTCCGGGATCTGATTCTCGTGCTTTATAGACTGCTTGAAGGAACATAACTCTTTGAGTATTAAAGGCAACTGATTTCAACGTTAATAAGTGAAGGTTCCACACATGATGGCAGCGAACATTGCGGACGGAAAACCACTTTGCATTTCCAAATTCCCGACTGCAGAAAATGGGATCCTTAAAGATTAtcttcaaatttttttattttatccaaTAACTCTATATAGAGAGCTTTGGCGTCATTTGCATTGCTAGGCATCATCAGACCATTCTGTCTCATAATTATCTCAGCCAAGGAGATAAATTCGGGTGAACAGGGTAACTGAACATTCTGCAAGCCACACGTCTCCTCAACGAGTTCCACATCTTCCACAGTTACGACTGTTTTGTTGTCCTGTGTGTTACTGATTTCTGGCAGAAAATACAGCATGTCGGGTCTTCCGGGAGGAGATTCTGGGTTAGTAGAGGGTCTGATTCTGTGAagattccataacttagctgcTTTGTTTAATTCCTCTTGTATGATAAACATAAAGCAAAATCGTATAGATTCTACGTGGAAAATGTTGTCGTCGCAGAACAAACCATTATCTCTCaaatctttaaaaaaagttatccACCAATCCATGCCACCTCTGCGCAGTTGACCCCACCATGCCTCGATCCGCTGATTAGAAACTGATCTTCCGTATATGAAACTCTTTTCCCCGGCAAATGCATCAACTGCCTCTCTTCGAAAAAATCGCTGAAACGCTGCAATGTGGACATTTTCTGTACCATTGTCGGCACGCAAAATGCGTGGTACACCACCAACAGAACGAATGGCATCTAAGAAGTATCCCGCCGTGACATCTGGGTCGTTGTTGGTAACGCCAACTTCCAACCAAACAATACGCCGGCTGTATCCGTCGATACAGCCGTGAATGCAAAACCCAAACGGTTTTAGTTTATCGTATCCGTCCATATGCCATATATAGTTTGGCCCTTTGCTACAGTACTGCCTTCGTTTGAAACGATGCTTTGAGCGATTTTCAACGCCAACAGGATCAACAATTCTTAGAATGGTGCGAACTGTTTCTTTGTCAATTACAAGATTATGATGATTGACGAGTCTTTGATGCATTGCACGATAACCGATAATGCCTCCGCTGCCTTTCAGTTCTGTTTCTATAGTGTGTAAAATATCCTGCACATCACTAGTGTTGTTTCTTCGTGTTAATCCTCTACGAGACAAAATCCTTTTCAGCTGGCGTATGCCTAACCTGATTCCATGCTGGAGCAGGAGAAAGGCCAGTATCTCCCAGTGCTGCAGCCCCAAATGGAAATATTGCTCAACCAAATTGTCGCGTTGTAAGATATTTTGTTGTTCTGCTGGTAGATATCGCGGTAGAACAGCTGCACCCAACGgagaa
Encoded here:
- the LOC137988786 gene encoding G2/M phase-specific E3 ubiquitin-protein ligase-like, translating into MAGMLEGSDGRKVPMHNCAAIKAGKFMLLGMMAGMSMVDGGPGLPVFSESVFHYIAKGTPRVGEVEDVPDPVKRKNLSQLRLVQTTEDLRNMVTSEDFVFLLDCGFPKPLALLQLAERDEVVECAIVHYTHYRIRGELDQLKEGLAKVGVLEAITRDPDLFKPCSNYRIH
- the LOC137988787 gene encoding uncharacterized protein, which translates into the protein MHQRLVNHHNLVIDKETVRTILRIVDPVGVENRSKHRFKRRQYCSKGPNYIWHMDGYDKLKPFGFCIHGCIDGYSRRIVWLEVGVTNNDPDVTAGYFLDAIRSVGGVPRILRADNGTENVHIAAFQRFFRREAVDAFAGEKSFIYGRSVSNQRIEAWWGQLRRGGMDWWITFFKDLRDNGLFCDDNIFHVESIRFCFMFIIQEELNKAAKLWNLHRIRPSTNPESPPGRPDMLYFLPEISNTQDNKTVVTVEDVELVEETCGLQNVQLPCSPEFISLAEIIMRQNGLMMPSNANDAKALYIELLDKIKKFEDNL